Proteins encoded by one window of Desulfocurvus vexinensis DSM 17965:
- the ahcY gene encoding adenosylhomocysteinase, with protein sequence MTTQVKPVDPALDHMVKDMDLAEFGLKEMQLSEREMPGLMQLIAKHGAEKPLKGLKIMGSLHMTIQTAMLIKTLHALGADLRWASCNIFSTQDHAAAAVAKAGLAKVFAWKGETLEDYWWCTEQALTWPDGSGPDLIVDDGGDATLLIHKGVEAEKNPEVVNQATDNKEFRIILARLAASLKAHPGKWTAIAKKVRGVSEETTTGVHRLYQMQQRGALLFPAINVNDSVTKSKFDNLYGCRESLADGIKRATDIMIAGKVVVVAGYGDVGKGCAQSMRGFGARVLVTEIDPICALQAAMEGYEVTTMERAVEEGDIFVTATGNYHVITGAHMMRMKDEAILCNIGHFDSEIEMSALENNPACTRIEIKPQVDKWLLPSGRSIIVLAEGRLVNLGCATGHPSFVMSNSFTNQVLAQLDLARNSYEPCVMTLPKHLDEEVARLHLERLGVTLETLTPEQAEYIGVPLAGPYKPDHYRY encoded by the coding sequence ATGACCACCCAAGTGAAACCCGTCGATCCGGCCCTGGACCACATGGTCAAGGATATGGACCTGGCCGAGTTCGGCCTCAAGGAAATGCAGCTGTCCGAGCGCGAGATGCCCGGGCTCATGCAGCTCATCGCCAAGCACGGCGCCGAGAAGCCCCTGAAGGGCCTGAAGATCATGGGCTCGCTGCACATGACCATCCAGACGGCCATGCTCATCAAGACCCTGCACGCCCTGGGCGCGGACCTGCGCTGGGCGTCGTGCAACATCTTCTCCACCCAGGACCACGCCGCCGCCGCCGTGGCCAAGGCCGGGCTGGCCAAAGTCTTCGCCTGGAAGGGCGAGACCCTGGAGGACTACTGGTGGTGCACCGAGCAGGCCCTGACCTGGCCTGACGGCTCCGGCCCGGACCTCATCGTGGACGACGGCGGCGACGCCACCCTGCTCATCCACAAAGGCGTGGAGGCCGAGAAGAACCCCGAGGTGGTCAACCAGGCCACGGACAACAAGGAGTTCCGCATCATCCTGGCCCGGCTGGCGGCCAGCCTCAAGGCCCACCCCGGCAAGTGGACGGCCATCGCCAAGAAGGTCCGCGGCGTGTCCGAGGAGACGACCACGGGCGTGCACCGGCTCTACCAGATGCAGCAGCGCGGGGCTCTGCTCTTCCCGGCCATCAACGTCAACGACTCGGTGACCAAGTCAAAGTTCGACAACCTGTACGGCTGCCGCGAGTCCCTGGCCGACGGCATCAAGCGCGCCACGGACATCATGATCGCGGGCAAGGTGGTCGTGGTGGCGGGCTACGGTGACGTGGGCAAGGGCTGCGCCCAGTCCATGCGCGGCTTCGGCGCCCGGGTGCTGGTCACGGAGATCGACCCCATCTGCGCGCTGCAGGCCGCCATGGAAGGCTACGAGGTCACGACCATGGAGCGCGCCGTGGAGGAGGGCGACATCTTCGTCACCGCCACGGGCAACTACCACGTCATCACCGGCGCGCACATGATGCGCATGAAGGACGAGGCCATTCTCTGCAACATCGGGCACTTCGACTCCGAGATCGAGATGTCCGCCCTGGAGAACAACCCGGCCTGCACGCGCATCGAGATCAAGCCCCAGGTGGACAAGTGGCTGCTGCCCTCGGGGCGCTCGATCATCGTGCTGGCCGAAGGCCGGCTGGTGAACCTGGGCTGCGCCACGGGCCACCCCTCGTTCGTCATGTCCAACAGCTTCACCAACCAGGTGCTGGCCCAGCTCGACCTGGCCCGCAACAGCTACGAGCCCTGCGTCATGACCCTGCCCAAGCACCTGGACGAGGAAGTCGCCCGGCTGCACCTGGAGCGCCTGGGCGTGACCCTGGAGACCCTGACCCCCGAGCAGGCCGAGTACATCGGCGTGCCCCTGGCCGGGCCCTACAAGCCGGACCACTACCGCTACTAG
- a CDS encoding ArsR/SmtB family transcription factor, whose amino-acid sequence MSTPPLLDLAKALADETRLRLLRVLLEHELAVGEIVRALGLGQSRISRHLKILAGAGLLVSRRDGQRVYYAAPESGPQRAFLDALAPFLADPALDADARAAARAVARRAEHTSAFFAAHAGAWDELREQSLGGLDLAGEILARMPRGVATAADLGCGTGALLHAMRPRAGRVIGVDSSAEMLAQARRAFGPEADGAAPGVSLRIGDLEHLPLGDGEADFAVMSLALHHLPSPRLGLAEAHRVLAPGGRFVLVDFEPHADESMRERYGDNWLGFDPARVQGWLAAAGLHTDETTRYPLPSGLALRLYGAVKPAQEKRQ is encoded by the coding sequence ATGAGCACCCCGCCCCTTCTTGATCTTGCCAAGGCCCTGGCCGACGAAACCCGCCTGCGGCTGCTGCGCGTGCTGCTGGAGCACGAGCTGGCGGTGGGCGAAATCGTGCGCGCCCTGGGGCTGGGGCAGTCGCGCATCTCGCGGCATTTGAAGATCCTGGCCGGGGCCGGGCTTCTGGTCTCGCGGCGCGACGGGCAGCGGGTGTACTATGCCGCGCCGGAGTCCGGCCCGCAGCGCGCTTTTCTCGACGCCCTGGCGCCTTTTCTGGCCGATCCCGCCCTGGACGCCGACGCCAGGGCCGCCGCCAGGGCCGTGGCCCGGCGCGCCGAGCACACCTCCGCCTTTTTCGCCGCCCATGCCGGGGCCTGGGACGAACTGCGCGAGCAGTCCCTGGGCGGGCTGGACCTGGCCGGGGAAATCCTGGCGCGGATGCCCCGGGGCGTGGCCACGGCGGCGGACCTGGGCTGCGGCACGGGCGCCCTGCTGCACGCCATGCGCCCCCGGGCCGGGCGGGTCATCGGCGTGGACAGCTCCGCCGAAATGCTGGCCCAGGCCCGGCGCGCCTTCGGGCCCGAGGCGGACGGCGCGGCCCCCGGGGTCAGCCTGCGCATCGGCGACCTGGAGCACCTGCCCCTTGGCGACGGCGAGGCCGACTTTGCCGTCATGAGCCTGGCGCTGCACCATCTGCCCTCGCCGCGCCTGGGGCTGGCGGAGGCGCACCGCGTGCTGGCCCCGGGGGGCCGCTTCGTCCTCGTGGATTTCGAGCCCCACGCCGACGAATCCATGCGCGAGCGCTACGGCGACAACTGGCTCGGCTTCGACCCCGCGCGCGTGCAAGGCTGGCTTGCCGCCGCAGGACTGCATACCGACGAGACAACCCGCTACCCCCTGCCCTCGGGCCTAGCCCTGCGGCTCTACGGGGCGGTGAAACCCGCACAGGAGAAACGCCAATGA